The following is a genomic window from Crossiella equi.
CGGGACGGCCGCCGGGCGGTGCGCAGGCGCCGGTTCGGGGTGGCCGCCGTGGTGCTGGCCGCCGTCACCGTGCTGGGCAGCGGGACGGTGCTGTTGATGCCGGAGCCGCCGGTGCCGGTCGCGAACACCGTCCCGGTACCACCCGCCCCGACGAAGCCACCGCGTCCGGCCTTGACGATCGCCGACGCCGAGCGGTTCTCGGTGCACTTCTTCAAGACCGGTTGGTTGGGCACCCCGCTGTCGCTCGCCGGTGACAGCCCCGGCGAGCCGGGGCAGTTCCGGCTGATCGAGGACTACCTGCGGCTCGGCCTGAAGCTGACCGACCAGCAGGGGCACACCGGCCACCTGGCGGTCACCATCCGGTACGGCGACGGGCAGGTGCGGTCCTGCGCGCCCGTGGACGGCTGCAAGGTCGAGCAGGTGCCGGAGGGCAGGCAGTACTCCCTGCCCCGGCGTGACGCCGCGGCCTCGGCACAGCGCGAGCTGCTGCTGGTGACGCCCGAGGGCTTGGAGATCAGCGCGGTGCTCACCGAGGGCCAGTCCTGGCCGATGCTCACCGGCGCCGACCTGAACCGGCTGGTCACCGGCCTGGCTCAGTCCAGCCAGCGGTAGCGGCGCTCCGGGCGGCCGGTGCTGCCGTAGCGCAGTCGCACCTCGGCCCGGCCCGCGCCCACGAAGTGCTCCAGGTACCGGCGTGCGCTGACCCGGGACAGGTTGGCCTCGGCCGCCGCCTCGGTCGCGGACAGGTCGGTCTCGGCGCCGCGCAGCACCTCCTCGACCAGCTTCGCCGTCTCCGGGGTGAGACCCTTGGGCATCACCGGGGCCGAGGTCGGGCGGGCGCCGAAGACCTGGTCCACCACGGCCTGGTCCACCGCGCCGGTCAGCCGCTGCCGCACCTGCGCGTAGTGCGCGAGCTGGTCGCGCAGCGCCGCGTACTCGAACGGCTTGATCAGGTAGTGCACCACGCCCCCGCGCACCGCCGCGCGCACCGTGTCCACGTCCCGCGCGGCGGTCACCATGATCACGTCGACGTCCCCGGTCTCGCCCGCGCGCAGCTCCCGCAGTACGTGCACCCCGTCCGCGTCCGGCAGGTAGACATCCAGCAGCACCAGGTCCGGCCGCAGCTCGCCCGCGAGCCGGATCGCGTCCGCCGCGGTGTGCGCCACGC
Proteins encoded in this region:
- a CDS encoding response regulator, encoding MIRVLVVDDDFMVAKVHSGYVARTPGFEVVGVAHTAADAIRLAGELRPDLVLLDVYLPDADGVHVLRELRAGETGDVDVIMVTAARDVDTVRAAVRGGVVHYLIKPFEYAALRDQLAHYAQVRQRLTGAVDQAVVDQVFGARPTSAPVMPKGLTPETAKLVEEVLRGAETDLSATEAAAEANLSRVSARRYLEHFVGAGRAEVRLRYGSTGRPERRYRWLD